A window of Conexivisphaerales archaeon contains these coding sequences:
- a CDS encoding sulfurtransferase TusA family protein has protein sequence MSHEEEKVKVIDARGSYCPGPLMELIRTVKQSNIGDIIEVWSSDEGSQRDIPKWTEKAGHEFLGVIHEKGYDRIRVRKTR, from the coding sequence TTGAGTCATGAAGAAGAAAAGGTTAAGGTAATAGATGCGAGGGGAAGCTACTGTCCTGGCCCTCTCATGGAACTTATACGAACTGTAAAGCAGAGCAACATAGGGGATATTATAGAGGTATGGTCCTCTGACGAAGGATCGCAAAGGGATATACCAAAGTGGACAGAAAAGGCAGGTCATGAATTTTTAGGTGTGATACATGAAAAAGGATATGATAGAATAAGAGTACGCAAAACAAGGTGA